Proteins encoded together in one Salvelinus fontinalis isolate EN_2023a chromosome 6, ASM2944872v1, whole genome shotgun sequence window:
- the LOC129856918 gene encoding uncharacterized protein LOC129856918 isoform X14, producing the protein MLMFVCTMTTEASAVGEADTEGKPKPSEAERKPENKQSSEAEIQLENKQSPEAAAAEPEREKPSQKTQKQASEPGSTESPIFPTTTTTEEEQLVKPRQRTSASRGLSRLFSSFLKRRSQCTDVEWAEVEKAEKDRKEKAEAGTKEEKLEQAKGEEEEEAAKKAEKKKEEEEEAAKKAEKKKKKEEEEAAKKAEKKKEEEEAAKKAEKKKEEEEAAKKAEKKKEEEEAATKAEKKKKKEEEEAAKKEAVKKKKEEKEAAKKAEKKKKEEEEAAKKAEKKKKEEEEAAKKEEEEAAKKAEKKKKEEEEAAKKAEKKKKEEEEAAKKEEEEAAKKAEKKKKEEEEAARKAKKKEEEEAAKKAEKKKKEEEGVTKKEAEQQNQEEEAAKKEEEKKKKEEGEEAKKAEKEGEAAKKEKKKEEGEAAKKAEEKKEEEEAAKKAEKKKKEEEEAAKKEEEEAAKKAEKKKKEEEEAAKKEEEEAAKKAEKKKKEEEEATNKAEKKKKDEEEAAKKAEKKKEGEGAAKKEEKKKGEEKTTKKTPKGKKKEKENKEEEKGKKNEANKEVKKNEENKEVKKKKRKGKKKAGEQSTTEVQVKAPIAAPEPELRAEAEGEAEQERQEEPVEAQDHHSISSTETQPAQAEQKANTEVEKEAVEGEEKEAGVEEKEEKEETEEEPAEQMEEEEAEANGGEGENTNGEDQTALAEEAKPSKRPRIMQCKVTLLDDTLFECELGKHATGSDLFVKVCDHLNLLERDYYGLAVWDTPTSRTWLDASKEIRKQVADYTYEFTFNVKFYPPDPAQLTEDLTRYYLCLQLRKDILSGLLPCSFVTLAMLGSYTAQSELGEYDPEVHGSHYTKELRLAPGQGKELEDKVMELHRTYRSMSPAQADMLFLENAKKLSMYGVDLHQAKDLEGVDITLGVCSGGLMVYKDKLRINRFPWPKVLKISYKRSSFFIKIRPSEQEQYESTIGFKLPNYKASKKLWKASVEHHTFFRVSSVEPPSSRSRFLALGSKFRYSGRTQAQTRQASSMIARPAPRFTRSASKRLSRTIDEAGDDDLHASQLSASPNKTEDDDWFFMLGSDQPQTFFSPARGGGTFSVESSTQSWDDGKSVQTVRQAWQETETGQTVSLTWQGRVSDGQQQGRLVEEKEEDWFVLLGRRPSLPYFPYPMIKPPVKYRSAKVAKVATANILERLLQPRQEPSDDWVMQLDRSFEFVDTPPFSPPVSLEKEETRQERRDVIKRLQEGVFLVEKLREVEVLDERLREVKVLEERLQEVDELEERIQEEVEARQQQEEEGGVEQEGGEVEEEVVEAAEENVEEVDELEEQIKEVFLKGLLPDESGEDEGLKVESMEEAEESEEGWSNVASTSSVVRRVEWRTQNNVTIVKEMRQQEGEMEEETVDQVEVSDEGLKEDEGWLEERKRQALEEGLPEGLEERRGEIRVERRRKKVTIVTQDESLPDQLEKKASERLSEDQIGGHFYKEGQLMVKFNELFAAEKLGLPVVTIQQWLQEQEWLQEQEKVREEKQEERVEQGKVSGKGLIEVKGGLEDRMRQMSEERLPEGEQTVKKNKKTVRIVEEMRRTQKTLEEKSSEDILSEERLGDGFYTEGEVLVKFRKDVERVPHRVRQMEKPQEEEEVVEVNMQPSQPEDKDDWVVLLDSLPHKTLYKPPVMPVDSALVPVVSTRFSVVLVDTVEQRAPERECIEVEATQQQPESGLVEGRRPWQMQEDDWCMLLDLADRVPSGVPTTPVSASLQEQVQVYVEETISSMVKVMTVVQREESRVTVVEEMELQEDQSRLEQKPSQSQREMEDDWVVLLDIVPREPSVIPSVSEECVFVPASVEECIPVYPEESVSSVVELTTVEQREERRVTVMEEKQEERHQEEVILPPQPSREMDEDWFVQLDVVPRETSYIPPVAPAEPTPVSPDVISPVVEVKAEKQKPVVVLVEETRPQQKGEVEEWQRQPERDDDWFTTFADVREEPIIVPPVALGEHTPVYPDLSQTTSVVDVTTIEKIMKKRVTIVEERWGQQEEILQSEMIISEQRPPAEREEGDGWFVLLDAVRQEPAGVLPVSLAVSDRVYPEVVPAKHLTIEPEPGVFVVEAVRSLPEDVALEGKATQPQRELDDDWFLQLDVAPKIAAFHVDREVIELVPRRTVVVVEETRKPPRVVEDRRQPEVELVKTLPPQERGEGDDWLTLFEASRQEPVKMPTVAVVTRPALVVDVMMTSTEQRTQKRVTIMEESWREERTLQQRLPQRQIEVDDDWFVLLDAAPKELVALSERLQDYTDITVVKGLAAQPKPTVVVSEEKRPLFERRVLEKRPAQPQRDVDDDWFVLRDKKLRAVVATHKAARPVSAPVFSQAALMEAGIPMAPLDLQQPQTSTPIRLPARQDDRKLEVTVEAVDEGSAEVKSEQTDTEEPVQMRKKRAKRTEGDSIYIRHSLLMLEDFDNPQEDLIRHHTSISELKRNFMASVPESRGPSEWDKRLSTHSPFRSLGINGQPLPDADGGSVDGTDGGKEATALSSIQTFTSESSRETSGTSITTTTTHISKVVKGGVSETRVEKRIVISADSEDDQGSDGGATAM; encoded by the exons TGTGTACCATGACAACAGAGGCTAGCGCGGTGGGTGAGGCGGACACAGAGGGCAAGCCGAAGCCCAGCGAGGCAGAGAGAAAACCGGAGAACAAGCAGAGCTCAGAGGCAGAGATACAACTGGAGAACAAGCAGAGCCCAGAGGCAGCAGCAGCGGagccagagagggagaagcccaGCCAGAAGACCCAGAAGCAGGCCTCAGAGCCTGGCTCCACAGAGAGCCCTAttttccccaccaccaccaccactgaggAGGAGCAGCTAGTGAAGCCCCGCCAGCGCACCTCAGCCAGCCGGGGCCTCTCAcgcctcttctcctccttcctcaaGCGGCGCTCGCAGTGCACAGACGTAGAGTGGGCCGAGGTCGAGAAGGCGGAGAAGGACAGGAAAGAGAAGGCAGAGGCTGGAACAAAGGAGGAAAAGTTAGAGCAGGccaagggggaggaggaggaagaagcagCAAAGAaagcagagaagaagaaagaggaggaggaagaagcagCAAAGaaagcagagaagaagaagaagaaagaggaggaagaagcaGCAAAGAaagcagagaagaagaaagaggaggaagaagcaGCAAAGAaagcagagaagaagaaagaggaggaagaagcaGCAAAGAaagcagagaagaagaaagaggaggaagaagcaGCAACGaaagcagagaagaagaagaagaaagaggaggaagaagcaGCAAAGAAAGAGGCAgtgaagaagaagaaagaagagaaagaggcAGCAAAGaaagcagagaagaagaagaaagaggaggaagaggcagCAAAGaaagcagagaagaagaagaaagaggaggaagaggcagcaaagaaagaggaggaagaggcagCAAAGaaagcagagaagaagaagaaagaggaggaagaggcagCAAAGaaagcagagaagaagaagaaagaggaggaagaggcagcaaagaaagaggaggaagaggcagCAAAGaaagcagagaagaagaagaaagaggaggaagaagcaGCAAGGAAAgcgaagaagaaagaggaggaagaggcagCAAAGAaagcagagaagaagaaaaaagaagAGGAAGGGGTAACAAAGAAAGAGGCAGAGCAGCAGAATCAAGAGGAAGAGGCAGcaaagaaagaggaggagaagaagaagaaagaggagggagaggaagcaaagaaagcagagaaggagggagaggcagcaaagaaagagaagaagaaagaggagggagaggcagcaaagaaagcagaggagaagaaagaggaggaagaggcagCAAAGaaagcagagaagaagaagaaagaggaggaagaggcagcgaagaaagaggaggaagaggcagCAAAGAAAgcggagaagaagaagaaagaggaggaagaagcagcaaagaaagaggaggaagaggcagCAAAGaaagcagagaagaagaagaaagaggaggaagaggcaaCAAACaaagcagagaagaagaagaaagacgaGGAGGAGGCAGCAAAGAaagcagagaagaagaaagagggggAAGGGGCAGCaaagaaagaggagaagaagaaagggGAGGAAAAGACAACGAAAAAAACACCAAAGGGgaagaagaaagagaaagaaaataaagaggaggagaaggggaagaaGAACGAGGCGAATAAAGAGGTAAAGAAGAACGAGGAGAATAAAGAGGTAAAGAAGAAAAAGCGGAAGGGCAAAAAGAAAGCAGGGGAGCAGTCCACAACAGAGGTGCAGGTGAAGGCCCCCATCGCGGCCCCGGAGCCAGAGCTCAGAGCAGAGGCGGAGGGGGAGGCTGAACAGGAGAGGCAGGAGGAGCCGGTAGAGGCCCAGGACCATCACTCCATCAGCAGCACAGAGACACAG CCAGCACAGGCGGAGCAGAAGGCCAACACCGAGGTAGAGAAGGAGGCggtagagggggaagagaaggaggcgggagtagaggagaaagaggagaaagaagaaACAGAGGAAGAGCCAGCCGagcagatggaggaggaggaggcagaggcgaacggaggggaaggggagaacaCTAATGGAGAAGACCAGACTGCTTTAGCAGAGGAGGCCAAACCCTCCAAGCGTCCGCGGATCATGCAGTGTAAAGTCACCCTCCTGGACGACACTCTGTTTGAGTGTGAGCTCGGT aaACATGCGACGGGCTCGGATCTGTTTGTGAAGGTGTGTGACCACCTCAACCTACTGGAGAGAGACTACTATGGCCTGGCCGTCTGGGATACCCCCACCTCCAGG ACATGGCTGGACGCCTCCAAAGAGATCCGGAAACAGGTGGCAG ATTATACCTACGAGTTCACTTTCAACGTGAAGTTCTACCCTCCTGATCCAGCTCAGCTCACAGAAGACCTCACCAG gtACTACCTGTGTCTACAGCTGCGTAAAGACATCCTGAGTGGCCTGCTGCCATGCTCCTTTGTAACTCTGGCCATGCTAGGCTCCtacacggcccagtctgagctggGGGAGTATGATCCAGAGGTCCACGGCTCTCACTACACCAAGGAGCTGAGACTGGCCCCGGGACAGGGCAAAGAGCTGGAGGACAAGGTCATGGAGTTGCACCGCACATACAG ATCCATGAGTCCAGCCCAGGCAGACATGTTGTTTCTGGAGAATGCCAAGAAGCTGTCTATGTATGGAGTGGATCTGCACCAAGCAAAG GATCTTGAAGGTGTGGACATCACGCTAGGGGTGTGTTCTGGTGGTCTCATGGTCTACAAGGACAAGCTGAGGATCAATCGTTTCCCCTGGCCCAAAGTCCTCAAGATCTCCTACAAGCGAAGCAGCTTCTTCATCAAGATCCGTCCCTCTGAACAGGAGCAGTACGAGAGCACAATCGGCTTCAAGCTGCCCAACTACAAGGCCTCCAAGAAGCTGTGGAAGGCCTCAGTGGAACACCATACCTTCTTCAG GGTGTCGTCCGTGGAGCCCCCGTCGTCCCGCTCCCGGTTCCTGGCGCTGGGGTCAAAGTTCAGGTACAGTGGCCGTACCCAGGCCCAGACCCGCCAGGCCAGTTCCATGATCGCCCGGCCCGCCCCACGCTTCACACGGTCCGCCAGCAAGAGGCTGTCCCGCACCATCGACgaag CTGGAGATGATGATCTCCATGCCTCGCAGCTCTCTGCTAGTCCAAACAAGACAGAGGATGACGATTGGTTCTTCATGCTGGGATCTGACCAACCCCAGACCTTTTTTTCACCAG CCAGAGGGGGGGGGACTTTCTCTGTGGAGAGTTCCACTCAGAGCTGGGATGATGGCAAGTCCgtccagacagtcagacaggcatGGCAGGAGACTGAGACAGGCCAGACGGTCAGCCTGACATGGCAGGGACGGGTGTCTGATGGACAGCAGCAGgggagactggtggaggagaaagaggaggattggTTTGTCCTGCTGGGCAGACGACCCTCCCTCCCCTATTTCCCCTACCCCATGATAAAACCGCCAG TCAAATACCGCTCTGCCAAGGTGGCAAAGGTGGCCACGGCCAACATTCTGGAGAGGCTGCTACAGCCAAGGCAGGAACCAAGTGATGACTGGGTCATGCAGTTGGACCGCAGCTTTGAGtttgtagacacacctccat TCTCTCCCCCGGTCTCcctggagaaggaggagactAGGCAGGAGAGGAGGGACGTGATCAAGAGGCTCCAGGAAGGAGTGTTCCTGGTGGAGAAGCTGAGGGAGGTAGAGGTGCTGGATGAGAGACTGAGGGAGGTGAAGGTTCTGGAAGAACGGCTGCAGGAGGTGGATGAGCTGGAGGAGAGGATACAGGAGGAGGTGGAGGCCaggcagcagcaggaggaggagggaggggtagaacaggaggggggggaggtagaggaggaggtggtagaggcaGCGGAAGAGAATGTGGAGGAAGTAGATGAGTTGGAGGAGCAGATAAAGGAGGTGTTTCTCAAAGGATTGCTGCCAGATGAGTCAGGGGAAGATGAGGGACTAAAAGTGGAGAGTATGGAAGAGGCAGAGGAATCTGAAGAAGGGTGGTCAAATGTGGCGAGCACCTCCTCTGTGGTACGGAGAGTAGAGTGGAGGACCCAGAATAATGTGACTATAGTGAAAGAGATGAGACAacaagaaggagagatggaggaggagacggTGGACCAGGTGGAGGTTTCAGACGAGGGATTGAAAGAGGATGAAGgatggttagaggagaggaagcGTCAGGCTTTGGAGGAAGGGTTGCCAGAGGGGcttgaggaaaggagaggagagataagagtggaaaggaggaggaagaaggtgACTATAGTGACACAGGATGAGAGTCTTCCAGATCAACTAGAGAAGAAAGCATCTGAGAGGTTGTCAGAGGACCAGATAGGAGGCCATTTTTATAAAGAAGGACAACTTATGGTGAAATTCAATGAACTATTTGCGGCAGAGAAGTTAGGGTTACCGGTAGTTACAATTCAGCAGTGGCTCCAAGAACAGGAGTGGCTCCAAGAACAGGAAAAGGTCAGGgaggagaaacaggaggagagagtggaACAGGGGAAGGTTTCAGGCAAGGGATTGATAGAGGTGAAAGGAGGTCTAGAGGATAGGATGCGGCAGATGTCGGAGGAAAGGTTGCCAGAGGGAGAGCAGACTGTCAAGAAAAACAAGAAAACAGTGAGAATAGTGGAAGAAATGAGGAGAACACAGAAGACACTCGAGGAAAAGTCATCAGAGGACATTTTATCAGAGGAAAGGCTGGGAGATGGATTTTATACAGAGGGGGAAGTTTTGGtgaaattcagaaaggatgtggAGAGGGTTCCACATAGAGTCAGACAAATGGAGAAGccccaagaagaagaagaggtggTGGAAGTGAATATGCAGCCATCCCAGCCAGAAGACAAGGACGATTGGGTTGTGTTGCTGGACAGCCTCCCACATAAGACTCTTTATAAGCCTCCAG TCATGCCAGTCGACTCCGCTCTGGTGCCTGTGGTCTCCACAAGATTCTCTGTGGTGTTAGTAGACACGGTCGAGCAGAGAGCACCAGAGAGGGAATGCATTGAAGTGGAGGCCACACAGCAACAGCCTGAAAGCGGGTTGGTGGAAGGACGGAGACCGTGGCAAATGCAGGAAGATGATTGGTGTATGCTCTTGGACCTGGCTGATCGTGTTCCTTCAGGTGTACCAACCACACCAGTTTCAG CTTCTTTGCAAGAGCAAGTTCAGGTGTACGTAGAGGAAACCATCTCTTCCATGGTTAAAGTGATGACAGtagtgcagagagaggagagcagggtgactgtagtggaggagatggaGTTACAGGAAGACCAGAGCCGTCTGGAACAGAAACCGTCACagtcacagagagagatggaagatgaCTGGGTTGTCCTGCTGGACATTGTTCCCAGAGAACCATCTGTGATTCCGTCAG TATCTGAGGAATGTGTGTTTGTACCAGCTTCTGTGGAAGAGTGTATTCCGGTATACCCTGAGGAAAGCGTCTCCTCTGTGGTTGAGCTGACAAcagtagagcagagagaggagagaagggtgacTGTAATGGAAGAGAAGCAAGAGGAGCGACATCAAGAAGAAGTTATACTTCCACCACAGCCATCAAGAGAGATGGACGAGGACTGGTTTGTGCAACTGGATGTCGTGCCCAGAGAAACATCCTATATACCACCAG TCGCTCCAGCAGAGCCAACACCGGTTTCTCCAGATGTGATCAGCCCTGTGGTTGAGGTAAAGGCTGAAAAGCAGAAGCCAGTGGTGGTTCTGGTGGAGGAGACGAGGCCACAACAGAaaggggaagtagaggagtgGCAGCGACAACCAGAGAGAGATGATGATTGGTTTACAACGTTTGCTGATGTCCGTGAGGAGCCGATCATTGTACCACCAG TTGCTCTTGGTGAGCATACTCCGGTATATCCAGATTTAAGCCAGACCACCTCTGTGGTTGATGTGACGACCATAGAAAAAATAATGAAGAAGAGGGTGACTATTGTTGAAGAGAGGTGGGGACAGCAAGAGGAGATACTCCAGTCAGAGATGATCATCTCAGAGCAGAGAccaccagcagagagagaggagggagatggctGGTTTGTTCTGTTGGATGCTGTCCGTCAAGAACCTGCTGGGGTTCTACCAG TTTCTCTGGCTGTTAGCGATAGGGTATACCCAGAGGTTGTGCCAGCCAAACATCTGACCATTGAGCCTGAACCAGGAGTGTTTGTGGTGGAAGCAGTCAGATCCCTTCCTGAAGACGTTGCCCTGGAGGGTAAGGCAACACAACCGCAGAGAGAGCTGGATGATGATTGGTTTTTGCAGCTGGATGTTGCCCCTAAAATAGCAG CGTTCCACGTAGACAGAGAGGTTATAGAGCTGGTACCCCGGAGAACAGTGGTTGTGGTGGAGGAAACTAGGAAACCACCTAGAGTGGTGGAGGACAGACGTCAACCGGAGGTTGAACTGGTGAAAACACTGCCTCcccaagagagaggggagggtgatgATTGGTTGACGCTCTTTGAAGCCTCTCGTCAAGAGCCTGTGAAGATGCCAACAG tTGCTGTGGTAACTAGACCTGCCCTTGTGGTTGACGTGATGATGACGAGCACAGAGCAGAGAACCCAGAAAAGGGTGACAATAATGGAggagagctggagagaggagaggaccctgCAGCAGAGACTGCctcagagacagatagaggtggACGATGATTGGTTTGTCCTGCTGGATGCTGCCCCTAAAGAATTAG TTGCTCTCAGTGAGCGTCTCCAGGACTATACTGACATAACTGTTGTCAAAGGTCTAGCCGCTCAGCCCAAACCCACAGTGGTGGTTTCTGAGGAGAAGAGGCCGCTGTTTGAGAGGAGGGTTCTGGAGAAGAGACCAGCACAACcccagagagatgtggatgacgATTGGTTTGTGTTGCGGGATAAAAAATTGCGTGCAG